A section of the Chiloscyllium plagiosum isolate BGI_BamShark_2017 chromosome 4, ASM401019v2, whole genome shotgun sequence genome encodes:
- the LOC122548950 gene encoding uncharacterized protein LOC122548950 isoform X2, which produces MLTPKGPTSPQASPTADSSYLMQLSGGSTWYMGMEQSELPSAGPALDCSSDVSDSLGEKSPTDEGTRPQPEGASCDTDTDSSYPESPSASCSKESLSESERQGAQHKVDLDNERADVFVLSTVDGAQLLSADVSSGISKVDAREISRHVLDGPPTTTEPVVEARQDSSEASTGMSLEESEVSSISETDTLSREEPDGDMQLLSTKVGREGEITGLEREGDQDLSDSETDTSVQLPLVEANIPIVETDRDSLETQNKKPISPAETVSSADLSSNFANSSNETSLTFEHRAISDTKAELPKPVDHLHLPTELRAENTKTEPSQTQDQVTTIGYTVIPLCYSGHTKELLVYPSAADNVCSTDADLFFSAPSSPIKTTCGAPKYFSYSKLSLNEEPIEALESEGSEGICSPPTSPSGSYRTAEGGSWTSSGTPNTSPSCSPNLLTEVETMEVSACYVESLSAFAEELNEDQSDQVLPLDDSPYGIIEEETWTSVEESTERCLTEAQDNLAALAFDSENLETCEDDDDDADEDGQECEHLKNQDISSAGPRLIEGNDMNRQSYTTDCNFNQGLRSSQTILQNSATTKRGESDETSTTESEYSRGYRCSTRGESNYEKTEAGLGEIAVAPSNANYPKGLCMPNVSTEIGESTGHYQAEPVQDPLEEESTISMGAYDNVSCYETTPRSLPSDFENLLQEDGNTSHSGDSTICTIGNNLLSTEDQHEYSKQYEDLTNYAPLASSEELVEDYADACNEEKGMELNTELDSKLETSISSQSTLQLEESCRKVSNALRNSDYDSSFVDDNKLESSVPLTSELCIPSDQPPSRNYSSAQVSCSSEDSDLASCCEVGTSTLLQSPNEAIGVGVGNERMVPATLLSFRGSIIFEAESIEVTSLSEVSSTETELENIEDDVGNANDDHVDGYYDVGDEEEDSSVSYLYSLSETSITAGVDETFAFQDTTSESSASASLEGEDERIAPEHYVLFSGVTDVQIEGSKGESVDSGSESEMEMSSSTSSSDSRPDETYCATSMTCEMASLQTEKSNSDDGKEPSPAEIKTQETWRKEPEGTDRDSKGETLLITEISQQPASVCVTVSQTCTIQTDPLSEDKYVSQPSPSTQDLSEQKSLFGFAKDIFPEMMLEVEENEMCSTDSDSEDLSSGLSAFDDMTHDLESSERQSPEVELLPIFGQVQSESCGETTTTLQITKEPTPTEASSSSTSQLKNTNPTQDIARDELDFELASNLPEGMNKFDDYRYQVASVWSKDGVNKGPNVEMPLNLPVDLPDDADLPIVSSSESNSESNNSVYPAQQSCDVSQYVLGKAADSSSVNDNINEGLMSVFVKADNPCTCDDLTLEDTEKSSFVSSFQADAENANTVVSSSLSGSQSIINHGKELRPLSPSKLSSLEDNIVQEPFDSSCTEMTEVVTEISPEGGPTIGCKSIIALGFRVMPLPDYATNVESFGENIESATQESLSLSGIDHSSTNTGLNNLSHLASPEQIAGASKMNLEGNNLVEQRNEPHNIDQEVMNIVPLDSSMKETLEDFASEPIPSFLRSSSSETEDYDLSSESDLSEHVPSVQDPELTKALEIYNPTSETDPPLQESAQQDMTLLESTKSNAGLSQQLVSDTESRYSEPLLEKPNQEFGSQQIEVGIGDSTAHPSANQEHIEIEAKGGSDQSNSSDPDLSSDPLSRNFSSSQECIDSVALPDTETGSYGGQLKATASISETDPPSLTHSDALSEGDDNSNELPGSLLADTDWKMESSDVLQYNDAGKLKDLDTMQEANNDQAESLDSLPDNTNQLGLLKPGDIVDKILNQVPKDDDQFELSSSNSEDCSVNSSVVGTMFNEDKKLEVSNALPEDYALKLEILDMLVEDFGGQLEIANLQRGDDAGKLENADKVAGNDDCQAEVPPILPKDDVCKCTDDKDEVSDISSEDNSFQSTRKAEDVLEGDDVDKLAIPGITTECVDPTMAATNKLQGDSEDQLKVSNCGLGDNADLLGIASKSEADDTVICEDKMLDDSQICDAAEYSETLVKNSTSLSEVSRDHSSQVATFGNLLQRDSSEATDQTKPSDILPGSEVCKSEVLDTFPGEERDLFDDAPNNLEIIDIVSERINDDVVNDYEGEDDKLTDGSQSDMGIEDMSISHHFADEIEFSNSSPDGNVYKLETVELTLRDSANKAIDDLQVTDRNSDSMLENDMNVVNLDESPRDDQISSISIPLGGDVSTFKVVAEATSINNDGKIELSDLPLRDDGCELKIVNPVSETEDDLVINADLLESVASIDSCQTELSAISPGPSIGSAEDLNLEQRDTNSQTELSNPVSTVDGHQQEICTTASKSYYNLEISVSERESNSSALTLSETAQRITDECLEEASRNSTNDVVELFEQDSSDDCIVTIDAPDENATCETPDGSNLAWASHFNERSHDLAEEANSEVEEVSEVMSLFGVSEFAQEADLDIPTDESNVSTSGISRSEGAEIGVHPILPSEPVQVDSSISLCQTAQDTIQECIVVQGELSMKAPTDLEDGKLDQGPPDGLNSSQCQDSEGLVTGQFNDISGLAANSYSSSDVEQTISDAPVDTQKSEQLYSNKTDNSAPVETPLQDQIPVCLVGNAGEEKVDIYHHTSLDVSVNNTQDKNLGNSHHSEHLATIGHSRAETPTFDTLLDVSCRPPDKSPACPHVTLSNIPTTFSMTEFGFAPMPICSVLDLPSLDKAPATTSPELANNCFSAVSSSPSCKLTLGHQDQDTYSTQAVTTENPLAGDKSHGEFKLSEAVEMDEKTTALQMSAQLEQCRRIDHLHSVQAEARFSDVEPDRRIHHAFSPSDSSSSSESELPFPIPLRDGRSKISAQKGTIKTESSDAQIPKRQRIHETVSVSKGSCNESDSDDSVPELEEPVVPVPIAGQEQSQLAQAVGIGDEPVSKAKQSRSEKKARKAMSKLGLRQVHGVTRITIRKSKNILFVITKPDVFKSPVSDIYIVFGEAKIEDLSQQAHKAAAEKFKVPIEHATLVPETTPTLTIKEESEEEELDETGLEARDIELVMAQANVSRGKAVRALRHNKNDIVNAIMELTM; this is translated from the exons ATGCTCACCCCTAAAGGTCCAACCTCACCCCAGGCCTCCCCAACAGCTGACTCCTCGTACCTGATGCAACTTTCTGGTGGCTCGACGTGGTACATGGGGATGGAACAGAGCGAGCTGCCATCTGCTGGTCCAGCGTTGGATTGCAGCAGTGACGTTTCCGACAGCCTTGGAGAGAAAAGCCCAACTGATGAGGGTACCCGACCTCAGCCTGAAGGAGCTAGTTGTGACACAGACACGGATAGCTCGTACCCTGAGTCACCTTCGGCATCTTGCAGCAAGGAAAGTCTTTCAGAAAGTGAAAGGCAAGGTGCCCAGCACAAAGTGGACCTGGATAATGAAAGGGCAGATGTGTTTGTACTCAGCACTGTTGATGGGGCACAGCTCCTCAGTGCAGACGTTAGCTCAGGGATATCCAAAGTGGATGCTCGAGAAATAAGCAGGCATGTATTGGATGGCCCGCCCACCACTACCGAGCCAGTTGTAGAGGCAAGACAAGATAGTTCCGAGGCTAGCACAGGCATGTCCttggaagagtcagaggtgagCAGCATTTCAGAGACAGACACTCTGTCTAGGGAGGAGCCAGATGGGGACATGCAACTGCTAAGTACCAAAGTAGGCAGAGAGGGAGAAATAACTGGTTTGGAAAGGGAGGGAGATCAGGATCTATCCGACTCAGAAACAGACACCTCAGTTCAGTTGCCCCTTGTTGAGGCAAATATCCCCATTGTAGAAACGGATCGCGATTCACTTGAAACGCAAAACAAGAAACCAATCTCTCCTGCGGAAACCGTTTCCTCGGCAGACCTTTCTTCAAACTTCGCAAACAGCAGTAATGAGACTTCACTAACATTCGAACATCGGGCCATTTCAGACACTAAGGCGGAGCTGCCTAAACCTGTTGATCATCTCCACTTACCGACCGAATTGAGGGCTGAGAATACAAAGACTGAACCTTCTCAAACTCAGGACCAAGTAACAACCATCGGATACACTGTTATTCCCCTGTGTTATTCAGGACACACCAAAGAATTGCTTGTGTATCCCAGTGCTGCGGACAATGTGTGCAGTACTGATGCTGATCTCTTCTTCTCTGCACCATCAAGTCCAATAAAGACAACATGTGGTGCCCCAAAATACTTTTCTTACTCGAAGCTCAGCTTAAATGAAGAGCCCATTGAAGCCCTGGAGAGTGAGGGCAGCGAAGGCATCTGTTCTCCTCCAACCTcaccctcaggatcttatagaaCTGCAGAAGGAGGTAGCTGGACATCATCTGGCACCCCAAACACTTCACCCTCATGCTCCCCAAACCTGCTGACAGAGGTCGAAACAATGGAAGTATCTGCGTGTTATGTAGAATCATTATCTGCATTTGCAGAGGAACTCAATGAAGACCAATCTGACCAGGTGTTGCCTCTTGACGATTCTCCTTATGGTATAATCGAAGAAGAAACTTGGACCTCTGTGGAAGAATCAACTGAAAGGTGCCTTACAGAAGCACAAGATAATCTTGCTGCTTTAGCATTTGATAGTGAAAATCTTGAAACCTgtgaagatgatgatgatgatgctgaTGAAGATGGACAAGAATGTGAACATCTTAAAAATCAAGATATTTCTAGTGCTGGGCCAAGATTAATTGAGGGAAATGATATGAATCGACAATCTTACACAACAGACTGTAACTTTAATCAGGGATTGAGGAGCTCACAAACAATATTACAAAATTCTGCAACCACTAAGCGTGGAGAATCTGACGAAACATCTACCACCGAGTCAGAATATAGTAGGGGGTACAGATGCTCCACTCGTGGTGAGTCAAATTATGAAAAGACTGAAGCAGGTCTGGGAGAAATAGCTGTAGCACCCAGTAATGCAAATTACCCAAAAGGGCTGTGTATGCCAAATGTAAGCACAGAAATTGGTGAAAGTACAGGGCATTATCAGGCTGAACCTGTTCAGGATCCACTTGAGGAAGAAAGCACAATATCCATGGGAGCATATGACAATGTTAGTTGTTATGAAACAACACCTAGGAGCCTGCCTTCAGACTTTGAGAACCTATTACAGGAAGATGGAAATACAAGTCATAGTGGGGATAGCACAATTTGCACAATAGGTAACAATTTGCTTTCTACTGAGGACCAGCATGAGTATAGTAAACAATATGAAGATTTGACTAACTATGCTCCTCTTGCTTCTTCGGAGGAGCTTGTTGAAGATTATGCTGATGCATGCAATGAAGAAAAAGGCATGGAATTAAATACTGAACTTGATTCAAAACTTGAAACTTCAATCTCATCTCAGTCCACTTTACAGTTGGAAGAGTCATGCAGAAAGGTTTCCAATGCTCTTCGTAATTCTGATTATGACAGTTCTTTTGTAGATGACAATAAGCTTGAAAGCTCTGTGCCACTAACTTCTGAGCTTTGCATTCCAAGTGATCAACCACCCAGTAGAAATTACAGCTCCGCACAAGTTAGCTGTTCATCTGAAGACTCTGACCTCGCAAGCTGTTGTGAAGTGGGAACTTCAACGTTACTCCAGTCCCCCAATGAAGCTATTGGTGTGGGTGTTGGTAATGAGAGAATGGTACCTGCAACACTGCTGTCATTTAGAGGTAGCATTATTTTTGAAGCAGAGTCTATTGAAGTTACTTCACTGTCTGAGGTGTCCTCAACTGAGACAGAACTAGAAAATATTGAAGATGATGTTGGTAATGCAAATGATGATCATGTTGATGGTTACTATGATGTTGGAGATGAAGAAGAAGACAGTTCTGTGTCATATCTTTACTCCCTATCGGAGACCTCTATCACTGCAGGAGTTGACGAGACTTTTGCATTTCAAGATACGACTTCAGAATCTTCTGCTTCTGCATCTcttgagggagaagatgaaagaATTGCTCCAGAACACTACGTCCTGTTCTCAGGAGTTACTGACGTACAGATTGAAGGATCAAAAGGTGAATCTGTTGATTCAGGAAGCGAGAGTGAGATGGAAATGTCATCTTCAACCTCCTCATCAGATTCTAGACCAGATGAAACCTACTGTGCCACTAGTATGACATGTGAAATGGCGTCTTTGCAAACTGAGAAATCTAATTCAGATGATGGTAAGGAACCATCTCCTGCTGAAATAAAAACGCAAGAGACTTGGAGGaaagaacctgagggcacagaccGTGACAGTAAAGGTGAAACACTATTAATTACAGAAATCTCACAGCAGCCAGCTTCAGTATGTGTTACAGTCTCTCAGACGTGTACCATACAAACAGATCCATTATCTGAAGATAAATATGTTTCCCAGCCCTCCCCCAGTACACAAGATTTGTCTGAGCAAAAATCATTGTTTGGGTTTGCAAAAGACATTTTCCCTGAGATGATGCTTGAAGTTGAAGAGAATGAGATGTGTTCAACTGATTCGGACAGTGAAGATCTGTCATCTGGATTGTCAGCTTTTGACGATATGACTCATGACTTGGAGTCAAGCGAAAGGCAGTCACCAGAGGTGGAATTGCTCCCCATCTTTGGTCAGGTACAATCAGAGAGCTGTGGTGAAACAACAACAACATTGCAGATTACAAAAGAGCCCACACCAACAGAAGcaagttcaagttccacttcCCAGTTGAAAAATACCaatcccacccaggacattgctAGAGATGAACTTGACTTTGAACTGGCTTCTAATTTGCCTGAAGGTATGAACAAGTTTGATGATTACCGCTATCAAGTTGCCAGTGTGTGGTCTAAAGATGGCGTGAACAAAGGGCCCAATGTTGAAATGCCATTAAATTTGCCTGTTGATCTGCCTGATGATGCtgacttgccaattgtcagctcAAGTGAATCAAATTCTGAAAGCAACAACTCTGTCTATCCTGCCCAACAGTCATGTGATGTTAGTCAATATGTCCTTGGGAAAGCTGCAGATTCTTCTAGTGTTAATGACAATATCAATGAAGGTTTGATGTCAGTCTTTGTGAAAGCTGACAATCCATGCACTTGTGATGACCTAACTCTTGAAGACACTGAAAAATCTTCCTTTGTCAGTTCTTTCCAAGCAGATGCAGAAAATGCAAACACAGTTGTGTCATCTTCTCTCAGTGGATCACAAAGTATAATTAATCATGGAAAAGAGCTCAGGCCACTGTCTCCTTCCAAACTATCCTCCTTGGAGGATAATATAGTCCAAGAGCCATTTGATTCTTCATGCACAGAGATGACTGAAGTTGTTACGGAAATATCACCTGAAGGTGGACCAACCATTGGGTGTAAAAGCATCATTGCTTTGGGATTCAGGGTTATGCCATTGCCTGACTATGCAACCAATGTTGAAAGCTTTGGTGAAAACATTGAGTCAGCCACACAAGAATCTCTCTCCTTATCTGGTATAGACCACTCCTCAACAAATACAGGACTGAATAACCTTTCACATTTGGCAAGTCCTGAGCAGATAGCTGGAGCATCAAAAATGAACCTGGAGGGGAATAATCTGGTGGAGCAGCGTAATGAGCCTCACAACATAGACCAGGAAGTGATGAATATCGTTCCATTAGACAGTTCAATGAAGGAAACCTTGGAAGATTTTGCAAGTGAGCCAATACCTTCATTCTTGAGGAGTTCCTCTTCAGAAACAGAAGATTATGACCTGAGCAGTGAGTCCGATTTATCTGAGCATGTGCCCTCCGTTCAAGATCCTGAATTGACAAAAGCCTTGGAAATTTATAATCCTACCAGTGAGACCGACCCTCCTTTACAAGAAAGTGCTCAACAGGACATGACTTTATTAGAAAGTACAAAAAGTAATGCAGGTTTATCTCAGCAGTTGGTCAGTGACACTGAGTCTAGGTACTCTGAACCATTGTTGGAGAAACCAAATCAAGAATTTGGAAGTCAACAGATTGAAGTTGGAATAGGAGACAGTACAGCTCATCCCAGTGCCAACCAAGAACACATTGAAATAGAAGCCAAAGGTGGCAGCGATCAATCCAACTCCTCTGATCCTGATTTAAGTTCAGATCCTTTatcaagaaatttctcctcatcacaagAATGTATTGATTCTGTAGCACTTCCAGATACTGAGACTGGAAGTTATGGTGGCCAATTAAAGGCTACAGCCTCTATTTCAGAAACTGACCCTCCTTCATTAACACACTCCGACGCTCTATCCGAAGGGGATGATAATTCAAATGAACTTCCTGGTTCTCTACTGGCAGATACTGATTGGAAAATGGAATCGTCTGATGTGCTACAATACAATGATGCTGGTAAGTTAAAAGATTTAGATACAATGCAGGAAGCGAATAATGATCAAGCAGAGTCTTTAGATAGCTTACCAGATAATACCAATCAATTAGGTCTTTTAAAACCAGGGGATATTGTTGATAAAATCTTAAACCAGGTGCCAAAAGATGATGATCAGTTCGAGCTCTCTAGCAGTAACTCAGAAGATTGTTCTGTTAATTCAAGTGTTGTAGGGACAATGTTCAACGAAGACAAGAAATTGGAGGTGTCAAATGCATTACCCGAAGATTATGCTCTCAAATTAGAGATCTTGGATATGCTAGTTGAAGATTTTGGAGGACAGTTGGAAATTGCCAACCTACAACGCGGGGATGATGCTGGTAAATTAGAAAATGCAGACAAAGTGGCAGGAAATGATGATTGTCAAGCAGAAGTTCCTCCCATATTACCAAAAGATGATGTCTGTAAATGTACAGACGATAAAGATGAAGTCTCCGATATTTCATCAGAAGATAATTCTTTTCAATCAACTAGAAAGGCAGAAGATGTTTTAGAAGGGGATGATGTAGACAAATTAGCCATTCCAGGTATTACCACTGAGTGTGTGGATCCTACCATGGCAGCTACAAATAAGCTGCAAGGGGATTCTGAAGATCAGTTGAAGGTCTCCAACTGTGGACTAGGAGACAATGCTGATCTGTTAGGGATTGCTTCTAAATCAGAGGCTGATGATACAGTGATATGTGAAGACAAAATGTTAGATGATTCACAAATCTGTGATGCTGCTGAATACTCAGAAACACTTGTAAAAAATTCAACTAGCTTGTCAGAGGTTTCAAGAGATCATAGTTCCCAGGTGGCAACGTTCGGGAACCTATTGCAACGTGATTCTAGTGAAGCAACAGATCAAACCAAGCCCTCCGATATATTACCTGGATCTGAGGTTTGTAAATCAGAAGTCTTGGACACATTCCCAGGAGAAGAGAGGGATTTGTTTGATGATGCACCTAATAATTTGGAGATCATAGATATTGTGTCAGAACGAATTAATGATGATGTTGTTAATGATTATGAAGGTGAAGACGACAAGCTGACTGATGGGTCACAAAGTGATATGGGGATAGAGGATATGTCCATAtctcatcattttgctgatgaaatAGAGTTCTCTAACAGCTCACCTGACGGTAATGTTTATAAACTTGAGACGGTCGAATTGACATTGAGGGATAGTGCAAACAAGGCTATAGATGATTTGCAAGTCACTGATCGTAATTCTGAttcaatgctggaaaatgatatgAATGTGGTGAACCTGGATGAGAGTCCGAGAGATGATCAGATAAGTTCCATCAGCATTCCACTAGGTGGCGATGTTAGTACATTCAAAGTTGTTGCAGAGGCAACATCGATAAATAACGATGGAAAAATTGAACTCTCAGATCTCCCATTGAGAGATGATGGGTGTGAATTGAAGATTGTAAATCCAGTATCAGAAACAGAAGACGATCTAGTCATTAATGCAGATCTTCTGGAATCTGTAGCAAGTATTGATTCCTGCCAAACTGAACTTTCTGCAATATCACCAGGTCCCAGCATTGGATCAGCAGAGGATTTAAACTTAGAACAAAGAGATACCAATTCTCAAACTGAGCTCTCGAACCCAGTTTCAACAGTAGATGGTCATCAACAGGAAATCTGTACAACTGCATCAAAATCTTACTATAATTTGGAGATCTCAGTCTCTGAAAGAGAATCAAATTCTTCTGCCTTGACATTGTCAGAGACTGCACAAAGAATAACCGATGAATGTTTGGAGGAGGCTTCTAGAAATTCAACAAATGATGTTGTGGAGTTATTTGAACAAGATAGTTCTGATGATTGCATTGTGACCATAGATGCTCCTGACGAAAATGCAACTTGTGAAACACCAGATGGGTCAAACTTAGCCTGGGCTTCCCATTTCAATGAAAGGAGCCATGATTTAGCTGAGGAAGCAAATTCAGAAGTGGAGGAAGTTTCTGAGGTAATGTCATTGTTTGGGGTTTCAGAATTTGCACAAGAAGCTGACCTTGATATTCCCACTGATGAATCCAATGTCTCAACATCTGGTATTTCCAGATCAGAGGGTGCTGAGATTGGTGTCCATCCTATCCTTCCATCAGAGCCAGTTCAGGTAGATTCATCCATCTCTTTATGTCAAACGGCACAAGATACCATTCAGGAGTGCATAGTGGTACAGGGAGAGTTGTCTATGAAGGCACCTACAGATTTAGAAGATGGAAAGTTAGACCAAGGTCCACCTGATGGTCTGAATTCATCTCAGTGCCAGGATTCTGAAGGATTGGTAACTGGCCAATTCAATGATATTTCTGGTTTAGCGGCAAATTCATATTCCAGTTCCGATGTAGAGCAAACTATATCTGATGCTCCTGTGGACACCCAGAAAAGTGAACAGTTATATTCTAACAAAACAGACAATAGTGCACCTGTGGAGACCCCACTGCAAGATCAAATACCTGTCTGCCTAGTGGGTAATGCTGGAGAAGAAAAGGTTGACATTTATCACCACACTTCGCTTGATGTGAGTGTTAACAACACTCAGGATAAAAATTTGGGTAATTCACATCATTCCGAGCATCTCGCCACCATTGGTCATTCACGGGCAGAGACACCAACATTTGATACATTACTTGATGTATCTTGCAGACCTCCAGATAAATCTCCTGCATGTCCTCATGTTACATTGAGTAACATTCCTACTACattttcaatgacagagtttgGTTTTGCTCCAATGCCCATCTGTTCGGTTTTAGACCTTCCCTCCTTAGATAAAGCTCCTGCCACAACCTCTCCTGAGCTGGCTAACAACTGCTTTTCTGCTGTGTCATCCTCCCCGTCATGTAAACTGACTTTAGGACATCAGGACCAAGATACTTACTCAACGCAAGCTGTTACCACTGAAAATCCACTAGCAGGCGATAAGAGTCATGGAGAGTTTAAGCTGTCCGAAGCAGTGGAAATGGATGAGAAAACAACAG CCTTGCAGATGTCTGCACAGCTGGAACAGTGCCGCAGGATTGACCAtcttcactctgtccaggctgaaGCAAGGTTCTCTGATGTTGAGCCCGATCGCAGGATACATCATGCTTTTAGCCCGTCAGATTCGAGTTCTTCCAGTGAGAGTGAGCTGCCGTTCCCAATCCCACTGAGAGATGGCAGGAGCAAGATCTCTGCCCAGAAAGGCACTATTAAAACAGAatccagtgatgcccagatcccaAAGAGGCAAAGGATACATGAGACTGTCTCTGTCTCCAAAG